In one Catenovulum adriaticum genomic region, the following are encoded:
- a CDS encoding glycoside hydrolase family 117 protein → MNALTNVLKSAALVCFISACTTHTEKDYSQYSQETLNYLGIKDTEHLSAASKRALERGYDKNAEWFGHFQVENLTGDFAYEPGVIRRDPSKVLKINGRYYTWYTKSIGPGHGFETGDPNKKVFPWDKSEIWYASSADGYDWKEEGIAVGMGATGSYDDRSVFTPEVLAHGGQYYLVYQTVKAPYLLRTYNQIGMAVADNPSGPWTKLDKPILSPSSETGEWKGDKDDRFAVVSQGEWDSHKVHDPTLISYKNKFYLYYKGERKGEKMTMGGREIRWGVAIADNIEGPYIKSKYNPITHSGHELAIWHYDGGIAMVSGHDGPEKETIQWAKDGINFEIMAVVNDVPPALGLVQSLDSEKHPTEALKWGLAHTYKAKPGKTWLESDNHITRFTFSPVFKKRI, encoded by the coding sequence ATGAATGCTTTAACAAATGTTTTAAAATCAGCAGCGTTGGTTTGTTTCATCAGTGCTTGTACGACTCACACCGAAAAAGATTATAGTCAATATTCTCAAGAGACTTTAAATTATTTAGGTATCAAAGATACTGAACATTTAAGTGCAGCATCCAAACGCGCATTAGAACGTGGCTATGATAAAAATGCCGAATGGTTTGGTCACTTTCAAGTTGAAAACCTAACAGGTGATTTTGCATATGAGCCGGGCGTGATCCGACGCGACCCATCCAAAGTATTGAAAATTAATGGTCGTTATTATACTTGGTACACTAAAAGTATTGGGCCAGGTCACGGATTTGAAACTGGCGATCCGAATAAAAAAGTGTTTCCTTGGGATAAATCAGAAATTTGGTATGCATCTTCTGCAGATGGCTATGATTGGAAAGAAGAAGGCATTGCGGTTGGCATGGGGGCTACCGGCAGTTACGACGACCGCTCGGTATTTACGCCGGAAGTGTTAGCGCATGGAGGCCAATATTATTTAGTTTACCAAACGGTTAAAGCGCCGTATTTGCTTAGAACCTACAATCAAATTGGAATGGCTGTTGCTGATAACCCCAGCGGTCCATGGACAAAATTAGACAAACCTATTTTAAGCCCAAGCAGTGAAACCGGTGAATGGAAAGGTGATAAAGACGACCGCTTTGCTGTGGTTTCTCAAGGTGAGTGGGACAGCCATAAAGTACATGATCCCACCTTAATATCTTATAAAAATAAATTTTATTTATATTATAAAGGCGAGCGTAAAGGAGAAAAAATGACCATGGGCGGTCGCGAAATTCGTTGGGGTGTGGCAATCGCAGACAATATCGAAGGGCCGTATATTAAATCTAAATATAACCCAATTACCCACAGCGGGCATGAATTAGCTATTTGGCATTATGATGGCGGTATAGCTATGGTCTCTGGCCACGATGGCCCAGAGAAAGAAACCATTCAATGGGCTAAAGATGGTATCAATTTTGAAATTATGGCGGTTGTAAATGATGTTCCGCCGGCGCTGGGTCTAGTTCAATCGTTAGATTCTGAAAAGCATCCAACAGAAGCGCTAAAATGGGGTCTTGCGCATACATATAAAGCAAAGCCTGGTAAAACTTGGTTAGAATCAGATAACCATATTACTCGCTTTACTTTTTCTCCGGTGTTTAAAAAACGTATTTAG
- a CDS encoding cytochrome b562: protein MKKILLASLLSATFLAGCSQPDPLHDAMESMGNNFKALKKAESIDEKKNILKQFKQQLDVAKMQKIRPEDQETFDEGMEKLVNQVNLVIAQVEAGQVENLQMQLKKLGEIRKEYHELLEVK, encoded by the coding sequence ATGAAAAAGATTTTACTAGCAAGTTTATTAAGCGCGACCTTTTTAGCTGGTTGTAGCCAACCGGATCCATTACATGATGCAATGGAATCTATGGGTAACAATTTCAAAGCACTTAAAAAAGCTGAAAGCATCGATGAAAAGAAAAATATTTTAAAGCAATTTAAACAACAGTTAGATGTTGCAAAGATGCAAAAAATCAGACCTGAAGATCAAGAAACGTTTGATGAAGGTATGGAAAAATTAGTCAATCAAGTTAACTTAGTTATCGCGCAAGTTGAAGCTGGACAAGTTGAAAACCTTCAGATGCAGCTTAAAAAGCTAGGTGAAATCCGCAAAGAATACCATGAGTTATTAGAAGTTAAATAA
- a CDS encoding lactonase family protein: MNVRQKNVNTLNKLLISLRASLVMVILVFSNNLWAKPISFILNSVVADQSLAHNEKSGVYQLTLQTDDLSAYQLDLLFAVENPSYLNVEPNGEIFVSVGAPKGGVVIYKPSANTSDKEQYKLAAQLMELGNNACHVSYHPTEDLVSLAFYSSPFTKLLTYKSNTGQINELHQFTHEGKSITSRQRKPHPHWSGWSPEGRFLYAVDLGTDEVKQYTKSNGQWKMQTAAKLDAGDGPRHLAFHPTHSKAYLLNELSNSLVVFEQDLTTGELNRVQKISTLKPDFTEHSQAAAIRISADGRFVYVSNRGENTIAAFKVLQSGLVEHIQTISTGSDWPRDFNFSAEQDYLLVANTRGDQVNLFKRNSKTGRLTNTSMAYPIAAPKFVQASPL, translated from the coding sequence ATGAATGTTAGACAGAAAAATGTAAACACTTTGAACAAATTGCTTATCAGCTTACGTGCCAGCTTAGTGATGGTAATACTTGTTTTTAGTAATAATTTATGGGCTAAACCTATTAGTTTCATTTTAAATAGTGTGGTGGCGGATCAATCATTGGCTCATAATGAAAAATCAGGCGTTTATCAGCTCACATTACAAACCGATGATTTATCGGCATATCAATTGGATTTATTATTTGCGGTGGAAAATCCATCTTATTTAAATGTTGAGCCCAATGGTGAAATTTTTGTCTCAGTTGGCGCGCCCAAGGGTGGGGTGGTTATTTACAAGCCTAGCGCTAATACAAGTGACAAAGAGCAATATAAGTTAGCGGCGCAGTTAATGGAATTGGGGAATAACGCTTGTCATGTTAGTTATCACCCAACTGAAGATTTAGTGAGTCTTGCTTTTTATTCGTCACCTTTTACTAAATTATTAACTTATAAATCAAACACTGGGCAGATAAATGAGTTACATCAATTTACCCATGAAGGTAAAAGTATTACCTCAAGGCAGCGGAAACCTCATCCGCATTGGTCAGGTTGGTCTCCAGAAGGCCGTTTTTTATATGCGGTCGACTTAGGCACAGATGAAGTTAAGCAATACACTAAAAGTAATGGTCAATGGAAAATGCAAACTGCCGCTAAATTAGATGCAGGCGACGGGCCACGCCATTTAGCTTTTCACCCAACTCATAGCAAAGCTTATTTACTTAACGAACTATCAAATTCACTGGTGGTTTTTGAGCAAGACTTAACAACCGGTGAGTTAAATAGGGTTCAAAAAATAAGCACGTTAAAGCCAGATTTTACCGAGCACAGTCAAGCAGCTGCGATTCGTATATCAGCAGATGGGCGCTTTGTGTATGTTTCAAACCGAGGCGAAAATACCATAGCCGCATTTAAAGTATTGCAATCTGGTTTAGTTGAACACATTCAAACGATTAGCACTGGCAGTGATTGGCCACGTGATTTTAACTTTTCTGCAGAGCAAGATTATTTGTTAGTTGCAAATACGCGAGGCGATCAGGTTAATTTATTTAAGCGCAATTCTAAAACAGGGCGATTAACCAATACCAGCATGGCATACCCAATTGCAGCGCCAAAATTTGTACAGGCATCACCACTTTAA
- a CDS encoding YfcL family protein produces MTVQINQQEQAQAFITRIEAQLDDMVSEADADTLFTSGYLRGHIMLAAGYLEMEEKLNIDQLIENTNQSLQQAIEAGELDDKDSVLVNRLWTDLQQLKA; encoded by the coding sequence ATGACAGTGCAAATAAATCAGCAAGAACAAGCTCAAGCGTTTATTACGCGAATCGAAGCTCAACTAGACGATATGGTCAGCGAAGCCGACGCTGATACTTTATTTACTTCCGGCTACCTGCGCGGGCATATTATGTTAGCGGCTGGTTACTTAGAAATGGAAGAAAAGCTCAATATTGATCAGTTAATTGAAAATACCAACCAATCATTACAGCAAGCCATAGAAGCCGGTGAATTAGATGATAAAGATAGCGTATTAGTTAACCGCTTATGGACAGATTTGCAGCAGCTAAAAGCTTAA
- a CDS encoding ATP-NAD kinase family protein produces the protein MKKFNLGLVINPIAGIGGSVALKGSDGESTQKQAFALGASKQANQKAQLTLNHLAGFSEQICIYTANGEMGGDLAQALGFETQIIHQSAIPTQAIDTQKTIQALAHHNVDLILFAGGDGTARNVCEVAGEDIPVLGIPAGCKIHSGVYAITPGAAGQLCKKLIQGEMLTLAEADVMDIDETQFRQGIVKAKRYGDLLVPMDLRFVQAVKQGGKETQALVLDDIAADIIERMEDDEDCLYLIGSGSTTQSVMQTLDLPNTLLGVDAIYKQRLVGSDLTETEIWQLIHEYPKTKLIFSLIGGQGHIFGRGNQQISARIIKQLTKANLHLIATKTKLQQLNGQPLIVDTPDEQLNQALAGLIKVTTGFHDSVLYPVGFDHPTHKLKG, from the coding sequence GTGAAAAAATTTAATTTAGGGTTAGTTATTAATCCGATTGCTGGCATTGGCGGCAGCGTTGCTTTAAAAGGCAGTGATGGTGAATCAACCCAAAAACAAGCTTTTGCGTTAGGTGCAAGTAAACAAGCCAATCAAAAAGCTCAATTGACGCTTAATCATTTAGCCGGATTTAGCGAGCAAATATGTATTTATACTGCAAATGGTGAAATGGGCGGTGACTTAGCGCAAGCTTTAGGTTTTGAAACCCAGATAATTCACCAAAGTGCCATACCAACCCAAGCAATAGATACTCAAAAAACCATTCAGGCACTTGCCCACCATAACGTTGATTTAATTTTATTTGCGGGCGGCGACGGCACAGCCAGAAATGTATGCGAAGTAGCAGGAGAAGATATCCCTGTATTAGGTATTCCAGCTGGCTGTAAAATTCATTCAGGTGTGTATGCAATTACTCCAGGCGCTGCGGGCCAGTTATGTAAAAAGCTAATTCAAGGTGAGATGTTAACCTTGGCAGAAGCTGACGTGATGGATATCGATGAAACTCAGTTTAGACAAGGCATAGTCAAAGCTAAACGTTATGGTGATTTGCTGGTACCAATGGATTTACGTTTTGTACAAGCGGTAAAACAAGGTGGTAAAGAAACCCAAGCTTTAGTGCTAGACGATATCGCAGCCGATATTATCGAACGGATGGAAGATGACGAAGATTGCCTTTATTTAATAGGTTCAGGCTCAACTACCCAATCGGTCATGCAAACGTTAGATTTACCTAATACCTTATTGGGGGTTGACGCCATTTACAAGCAAAGGTTAGTTGGCAGCGATTTAACTGAAACGGAAATTTGGCAATTAATACACGAATACCCTAAAACAAAACTGATTTTTAGTTTAATTGGTGGTCAAGGACATATATTTGGACGCGGCAATCAGCAAATTAGTGCTCGTATTATTAAGCAATTAACTAAAGCGAATTTACATTTAATTGCCACTAAAACTAAATTACAACAGCTAAATGGACAACCACTTATTGTTGATACACCAGACGAACAACTTAATCAGGCTTTAGCTGGCTTGATTAAAGTGACCACAGGTTTTCATGATTCAGTGCTTTATCCAGTTGGTTTTGATCACCCAACTCACAAATTGAAAGGTTAA
- a CDS encoding elongation factor P hydroxylase: MQFCRKKSIEPKIEDLTHLFFESVGHKYNTRLIKGSDEPIYLPANKNVAYHQIVFAHGFYTSALHEIAHWCLAGEKRRLLEDYGYWYCPDGRDQVQQNKFEQVEIKPQAIEWCLSVASGLTFKVSCDNLNGSYTPDRHVFRAKIYQQLTYYLSTGLPARAELICQALAEFYQISYPFSLSQFNEFER; encoded by the coding sequence ATGCAATTTTGTCGTAAAAAATCCATTGAACCAAAAATAGAAGATTTAACTCATCTTTTTTTTGAATCCGTTGGACATAAATATAATACTCGTTTAATCAAAGGCTCAGATGAACCCATTTACTTACCCGCCAACAAAAATGTAGCTTATCATCAAATTGTATTTGCTCATGGTTTTTATACAAGTGCGTTACATGAAATAGCACATTGGTGTTTAGCGGGTGAAAAACGTCGTTTGCTAGAAGACTACGGGTATTGGTATTGTCCTGATGGGCGCGATCAAGTTCAACAAAACAAATTTGAACAGGTTGAAATTAAACCTCAAGCAATTGAATGGTGTTTATCGGTTGCCAGTGGGCTTACATTTAAAGTCAGTTGCGATAATTTAAATGGCAGCTACACGCCCGACCGCCATGTTTTTAGAGCTAAAATATATCAGCAACTCACCTACTATTTAAGCACAGGCTTACCTGCACGGGCTGAGTTAATTTGCCAAGCTTTAGCTGAGTTTTATCAAATATCTTACCCCTTTTCTTTATCTCAATTTAATGAGTTTGAACGGTGA
- a CDS encoding GGDEF domain-containing protein: MKWDKLHQVFDKITKQTSITQLNTLGLKFCRQLISVYEYRIYINQLTHTGEELELAFINGPAEISDNETQIVKDIAAGRKAIAYHFEEAGIQYMMVHNDGACVALLAFKPGIETSDISRLNIIKTLIAIWTNQISVLSFYQRDSLTGLCTPNIFTDAVNGNTFYSEQSLQNDKVIKFKNDRRDDLHLPSSHAVALIDIDNFKIVNERFGHTIGDEVLIKLARLMEVSFRETDLICRYNGEQFSVLIRYVSKRGAEEILERFRHRVAESHFPRIESVTISIGYTMTLSGILTSELIERANRSLIYAKESGKNCSISFDTVAKLLGDSFGNSELEVGEIELF, from the coding sequence ATGAAGTGGGATAAGTTACACCAAGTTTTTGATAAAATCACCAAGCAAACTTCAATAACTCAACTTAATACTCTGGGGTTAAAATTTTGTCGTCAGTTAATTTCTGTTTATGAATATCGAATTTATATTAATCAATTAACACATACTGGAGAAGAGTTAGAGTTAGCTTTTATTAATGGACCAGCCGAAATTAGCGACAACGAAACTCAAATTGTAAAAGACATTGCCGCTGGGCGAAAAGCGATTGCCTATCATTTTGAAGAAGCGGGCATCCAGTACATGATGGTCCATAATGATGGGGCTTGTGTTGCCTTGCTTGCGTTTAAACCCGGCATTGAAACGAGTGACATTTCGCGACTCAACATTATAAAAACTTTGATTGCAATTTGGACAAATCAAATATCCGTTTTGTCCTTTTATCAACGCGATAGCTTAACTGGTTTGTGCACGCCTAATATATTTACCGACGCGGTTAACGGTAATACGTTTTATTCAGAGCAATCATTGCAAAATGATAAAGTCATTAAATTTAAAAATGATCGGCGAGACGACTTACATTTACCCAGTTCTCATGCGGTTGCTCTAATTGATATCGATAACTTTAAAATTGTGAACGAACGTTTTGGTCATACAATTGGCGATGAAGTGCTTATTAAACTCGCGCGTTTAATGGAGGTGTCGTTTAGGGAAACAGATTTAATTTGTCGTTACAATGGTGAACAGTTTTCGGTATTAATTCGTTATGTGAGTAAACGAGGCGCAGAAGAAATTCTAGAGCGGTTTCGTCATCGGGTGGCCGAATCACACTTTCCGAGAATTGAATCTGTTACTATTAGTATTGGTTATACTATGACACTGTCAGGCATATTAACGAGCGAGCTGATCGAAAGAGCGAATAGAAGTTTAATCTATGCCAAAGAGTCAGGCAAAAATTGCAGTATCAGTTTTGATACTGTGGCAAAACTGCTCGGTGATAGTTTTGGCAATAGTGAACTTGAAGTGGGCGAAATTGAATTATTTTAA
- a CDS encoding YaiI/YqxD family protein, protein MKIWVDADACPVVIKEIIFRAAQRAKIETTLVANHNIRIPQSPYIKSYQVPAGFDKADDEIVQRIEAGDLVVTADIPLASEILEKSAKALNPRGEMYSLATIKAKLGMRDFMETMRASGVHTGGPSSLNQTDKRNFANELDKVITAYLNKPQKHGK, encoded by the coding sequence ATGAAAATATGGGTCGACGCCGATGCTTGTCCGGTGGTTATTAAAGAAATTATATTCAGAGCTGCGCAACGCGCAAAAATTGAAACTACCTTAGTTGCAAATCATAATATTAGAATACCACAGTCACCTTATATTAAATCTTATCAGGTACCCGCTGGATTTGATAAAGCAGATGATGAAATTGTCCAGCGAATTGAGGCTGGCGATTTGGTCGTTACGGCAGATATTCCTCTGGCGAGTGAGATATTAGAAAAATCAGCAAAAGCGCTAAACCCCAGAGGCGAAATGTATAGCCTAGCTACCATTAAAGCAAAGCTTGGTATGCGTGATTTTATGGAAACCATGCGCGCCAGTGGCGTACATACAGGTGGACCTTCGAGTTTAAATCAAACCGATAAACGCAATTTTGCTAATGAATTAGACAAAGTGATAACGGCATATTTGAATAAGCCCCAAAAGCATGGGAAGTAA